A window of the Archocentrus centrarchus isolate MPI-CPG fArcCen1 chromosome 9, fArcCen1, whole genome shotgun sequence genome harbors these coding sequences:
- the LOC115785944 gene encoding polyubiquitin-like, translated as MEITITMLSGSHTVRVNPQDTVGSLKRKIQSMLGVDPQRQKLAFSNGHRTPLNDDSKPISHYGLQQGSQVSLLVTEPVPIQVFLKNEKGQMSTYDIQPDETVSNFKRRVESRERVPASQQRLIHESKEMQDGNKLVDYNVRNQSTIFLYLRLRGG; from the coding sequence ATGGAAATAACCATCACTATGCTGAGTGGGTCTCACACCGTGAGGGTGAACCCACAGGACAcagttggctctctgaaaagaaaaatccagagCATGCTGGGAGTCGACCCTCAGAGGCAGAAATTAGCTTTTAGCAATGGTCACAGGACCCCACTCAACGACGACTCCAAACCCATCAGCCACTACGGCCTACAGCAGGGCTCCCAGGTGTCTCTGCTGGTCACCGAGCCTGTTCCCATCCAGGTGTTCCTCAAAAATGAAAAGGGACAGATGAGCACCTACGACATCCAGCCCGACGAGACTGTGAGCAACTTCAAGAGAAGAGTcgagagcagagagagggtgCCTGCGAGCCAGCAGAGGCTCATTCACGAAAGTAAGGAGATGCAGGATGGCAACAAACTGGTGGACTACAACGTTAGAAACCAGAGCACCATCTTCCTGTATTTACGTCtgagaggaggctga